A genomic stretch from Aquila chrysaetos chrysaetos chromosome 1, bAquChr1.4, whole genome shotgun sequence includes:
- the ADRA2C gene encoding alpha-2C adrenergic receptor translates to MDLLLVVNASLGSSNESLALPPSSPSSSALLQPPSPYSPAAVASLAAVVGFLIVFTIVGNVLVVIAVLTSRALRAPQNLFLVSLASADILVATLVMPFSLANELMNYWYFGKAWCNIYLALDVLFCTSSIVHLCAISLDRYWSVTQAVEYNLKRTPRRIKAIILTVWLISAVISFPPLISMYRDPEGDGFPQCKLNDETWYILSSCIGSFFAPCLIMVLVYIRIYRVAKLRTRTLSEKRTMPEGSSQTENGLSRAAGGCTSLRTQLGENGHYSVHHWRKASELEDIELEESSTSESRRRRSREEHPRKSSKSQSFSYSYSSKHSSSRLSRSSNRSMQFFSYRRRRKRSSICRKKVTQAREKRFTFVLAVVMGVFVVCWFPFFFSYSLYGICREACEVPETLFKFFFWIGYCNSSLNPVIYTIFNQDFRRSFKHILFKKKKKNFRH, encoded by the coding sequence ATGgatctgctgctggtggtgaaCGCGAGCCTGGGCTCCTCCAACGAGTCCCTGGCGCTGCCCCCCTCCTCGCCGTCCTCCTCGGCTCTCCTGCAGCCGCCCTCCCCCTACTCGCCGGCGGCCGTGGCCAGCCTGGCGGCGGTGGTGGGCTTCCTCATCGTCTTCACCATCGTGGGCAACGTGCTGGTGGTGATAGCTGTGCTCACCAGCCGGGCGCTGAGAGCCCCCCAGAACCTCTTCCTGGTGTCCCTGGCCAGCGCGGACATCCTGGTGGCTACCCTGGTCATGCCTTTCTCCTTAGCCAACGAGCTTATGAATTACTGGTACTTCGGCAAGGCTTGGTGTAACATTTACCTGGCGCTGGACGTGCTCTTCTGCACCTCCTCCATCGTCCACCTGTGCGCCATCAGCCTCGACAGGTATTGGTCAGTCACACAGGCGGTGGAGTACAACCTCAAACGGACCCCCCGGCGGATCAAGGCCATCATCCTCACTGTCTGGCTCATTTCAGCTGTCATCTCCTTCCCGCCATTGATCTCCATGTACCGGGACCCCGAGGGAGATGGCTTTCCCCAGTGCAAGCTCAATGACGAGACATGGTACATCCTTTCTTCTTGCATCGGCTCTTTCTTTGCCCCCTGCCTCATCATGGTGTTGGTCTATATCCGCATCTACCGCGTGGCCAAGCTAAGGACCAGGACCCTCTCTGAGAAGCGTACGATGCCAGAGGGGTCCTCCCAGACTGAGAATGGCTTGAGCCGCGCTGCTGGCGGCTGCACGTCCCTGAGGACGCAGCTGGGAGAGAACGGACATTATTCAGTGCACCACTGGCGCAAAGCCTCTGAGCTGGAGGACATcgagctggaggagagcagcaCCTCAGAGAGCAGACGGAGGCGGAGCCGGGAGGAGCATCCCCGCAAAAGCAGCAAGAGCCAGTCCTTCTCCTACTCGTATTCCTCCAAGCACTCTAGTAGCCGTCTGTCCCGGTCTAGCAATCGCTCCATGCAGTTCTTCTCATATCGCCGCCGCCGGAAGCGTAGCAGCATCTGCCGTAAGAAAGTCACCCAGGCCCGGGAGAAACGCTTCACTTTTGTGCTGGCTGTGGTCATGGGGGTCTTTGTAGTTTGCTGgttccctttcttcttcagctaCAGCCTCTATGGTATTTGCCGGGAGGCATGTGAGGTCCCTGAGACTCTCTTCAAGTTCTTCTTCTGGATTGGGTATTGCAATAGCTCCCTCAACCCGGTCATCTACACCATCTTCAACCAGGACTTCCGCAGGTCCTTTAAACACATTCTCtttaagaagaagaagaagaactTCCGGCATTGA